One Sodalinema gerasimenkoae IPPAS B-353 DNA segment encodes these proteins:
- a CDS encoding photosystem I assembly protein Ycf4, translating to MTAQTVTTSDRALTQPVLGSRRFSNYFWATVVSVGGIGFLLAGISSYTQVNLLPFANPTELIFVPQGLVMGLYGSAAILLATYLWFVILWDVGGGYNEFNLEKGKVTVFRWGFPGKNRRIEITCDVDAIKSIRVDIKDGVNPKRALYLRVKGMRDIPLTRVGQPLSLAEVENRAAELARFLSVPLEGL from the coding sequence ACCGCACAGACTGTCACAACGAGCGATCGCGCACTAACCCAGCCCGTCCTCGGCTCTCGACGCTTCAGTAACTACTTTTGGGCAACCGTCGTGTCAGTGGGCGGTATCGGCTTCCTGCTGGCCGGGATTTCCAGCTACACCCAGGTGAATCTACTCCCCTTTGCCAACCCCACGGAACTCATTTTCGTCCCTCAGGGGCTGGTGATGGGCCTGTATGGCTCCGCCGCGATTCTGCTGGCCACCTATCTCTGGTTCGTGATTCTCTGGGATGTGGGCGGTGGCTACAACGAGTTCAACTTGGAGAAGGGAAAGGTGACTGTCTTCCGGTGGGGCTTTCCCGGCAAGAACCGCCGCATCGAAATCACCTGTGATGTGGATGCCATCAAATCCATCCGAGTTGACATTAAGGATGGTGTGAATCCCAAGCGTGCCTTATACCTACGAGTCAAAGGAATGCGGGATATCCCCCTAACACGCGTCGGCCAGCCTCTATCCTTAGCGGAAGTGGAAAATCGGGCCGCCGAGTTGGCACGTTTCCTGAGCGTTCCTCTCGAAGGCTTATAG